The Skermanella pratensis genome has a window encoding:
- the wecB gene encoding non-hydrolyzing UDP-N-acetylglucosamine 2-epimerase has translation MQKILSVIGTRPEAIKMAPVISALHGAPDVHSLVCVTGQHRSMLDQVLALFRIVPDHDLDIMKPGQTLADITTSVLTGLTRLFAEVKPDRVLVHGDTTTAMAATLAAFYARIPVAHVEAGLRTGDLQQPWPEEMNRKVIDSMADLLFAPTTSSRDNLLREGLGNRRILVTGNTVIDALLHTVGRLRGDAGLTRELDARFPFLSEGKRVILVTAHRRESFGGGFERICHALARLADRGDTAVVYPVHLNPNVREPVMRLLADRPGIHLIEPQDYLPFVHLMERSTLIVTDSGGLQEEAPSLGKPVLVMRDVTERPEAVEAGTVQLVGTDVDRIVGAAQHLLDDERAYAEARRAHNPYGDGHAAERILKELTRAT, from the coding sequence ATGCAGAAAATACTCTCGGTCATCGGCACGCGCCCCGAAGCGATCAAGATGGCTCCGGTCATCAGCGCGCTCCACGGGGCTCCCGATGTCCACAGCCTGGTCTGCGTCACCGGGCAGCACCGGAGCATGCTCGACCAAGTGCTGGCCCTGTTCCGGATCGTGCCGGACCACGACCTCGACATCATGAAGCCGGGCCAGACTCTGGCCGACATCACCACATCGGTGCTGACCGGGCTGACCCGGCTGTTCGCCGAGGTCAAGCCCGACCGGGTGCTGGTCCACGGCGACACGACCACGGCCATGGCCGCGACGCTGGCCGCCTTCTACGCCCGCATCCCCGTGGCCCATGTCGAAGCGGGACTGCGTACCGGCGACCTCCAACAGCCCTGGCCGGAGGAGATGAACCGCAAGGTCATCGACAGCATGGCCGACCTGCTGTTCGCGCCAACGACGAGTTCCCGGGACAACCTGCTGCGCGAGGGGCTGGGAAACCGCCGCATCCTGGTCACCGGCAACACGGTGATCGACGCGCTGCTGCACACCGTCGGGCGCCTGCGCGGCGACGCCGGCCTGACCCGCGAGCTGGATGCCCGCTTCCCTTTCCTTTCCGAGGGCAAGCGGGTGATCCTGGTCACCGCGCACCGGCGCGAGAGCTTCGGCGGCGGTTTCGAACGAATTTGCCATGCCCTGGCGCGGCTCGCCGACCGGGGCGACACGGCGGTGGTCTATCCGGTCCACCTCAACCCCAACGTCCGCGAACCGGTGATGCGTCTGCTGGCCGACCGTCCCGGCATCCACCTGATCGAGCCCCAGGACTACCTTCCCTTCGTCCACCTGATGGAGCGCTCGACCCTGATCGTCACCGACAGCGGCGGCCTCCAGGAGGAGGCGCCCTCGCTGGGCAAGCCGGTGCTGGTGATGCGGGACGTGACCGAGCGGCCGGAGGCGGTCGAGGCCGGCACGGTCCAGCTGGTCGGAACCGACGTTGACCGGATCGTCGGTGCTGCGCAGCACCTGCTCGACGACGAGCGGGCCTATGCCGAGGCCCGGCGCGCCCACAACCCTTATGGCGACGGACATGCTGCCGAACGCATTCTCAAGGAGCTGACCCGTGCAACATGA
- a CDS encoding DUF2948 family protein, translated as MSAPMKLRAEDREDLQVISGILQDAIVPIGEMCFLPEDHRFVMVANRFKWESAVEDPPPDRPDALVDASYDGDDGDGITVPFERTNCGICFDGVTAVKTKGIDLHERRQMLALLALEGMDSGVALHFSGGACIKLEADGWICRLQDIGEPWPTTRRPAHPVD; from the coding sequence ATGAGTGCCCCGATGAAGCTACGCGCGGAGGACCGGGAAGACCTCCAGGTCATTTCCGGAATCCTCCAGGACGCCATCGTTCCGATCGGCGAAATGTGCTTCCTTCCGGAAGACCATCGCTTCGTCATGGTCGCCAACCGCTTCAAATGGGAGAGCGCGGTCGAGGATCCGCCGCCCGACCGGCCCGACGCCCTGGTCGACGCCAGCTATGACGGCGACGACGGCGACGGCATCACGGTCCCGTTCGAGCGGACCAACTGCGGCATCTGCTTCGACGGAGTGACCGCGGTGAAGACCAAGGGCATCGACCTGCACGAGCGCCGCCAGATGCTGGCCCTGCTGGCGCTGGAGGGCATGGATAGCGGCGTCGCCCTGCATTTCTCCGGCGGCGCCTGCATCAAGCTGGAAGCCGATGGCTGGATCTGCCGCCTTCAAGACATCGGCGAGCCTTGGCCGACGACCCGCCGCCCCGCCCACCCCGTGGATTGA
- the dcd gene encoding dCTP deaminase produces the protein MSIMPDTWIREMAQQRGMIEPFVEKQTREGVISYGLSSYGYDARVSDEFKIFTNVDSVIVDPKNFAEHGFVDRKTDVCVIPPNSFALARTVEYFRVPRDVLVICLGKSTYARCGLIVNVTPLEPEWEGHVTLEISNTTPLPAKVYANEGLCQFLFLKGETPCEVSYADRQGKYMKQTGVTLPRL, from the coding sequence ATGTCGATCATGCCCGATACCTGGATCCGCGAGATGGCGCAGCAGCGTGGCATGATCGAGCCGTTCGTCGAGAAGCAGACGCGCGAGGGCGTGATCTCTTACGGCCTGTCCTCCTACGGCTATGACGCCCGGGTGTCGGATGAGTTCAAGATCTTCACCAATGTCGACAGCGTGATCGTCGATCCCAAGAACTTCGCCGAGCACGGCTTCGTCGACCGCAAGACCGACGTCTGCGTGATCCCGCCCAACAGCTTCGCGCTGGCCCGGACGGTGGAGTATTTCCGGGTGCCGCGCGACGTGCTGGTGATCTGCCTGGGCAAGTCGACCTACGCCCGCTGCGGCCTGATCGTCAACGTGACCCCGCTGGAGCCAGAGTGGGAAGGGCACGTCACGCTGGAGATCTCCAACACGACGCCGCTGCCCGCCAAGGTCTACGCCAACGAGGGCCTGTGCCAGTTCCTGTTCCTGAAGGGCGAGACCCCGTGCGAGGTCTCCTACGCCGACCGGCAGGGCAAGTACATGAAGCAGACCGGCGTCACGCTGCCGCGCCTGTGA
- the murA gene encoding UDP-N-acetylglucosamine 1-carboxyvinyltransferase: MDKIRIRGGRPLRGTLAVGGAKNAALPLMTASLLTDETLTLARLPHLADITTLANLLAQHGVVFGMDGSAPQDGPAGRVIDLTTREITSTTAPYDLVRKMRASVLVLGPLVARCGVAKVSLPGGCAIGARPVDLHIKGLVQMGARIELEGGYILASAPNGLHGAQIVFPTVSVGATENLLMAASLAKGETVLVNAAREPEVTDLARCLIAMGAEIEGLGTDTLRIQGKDRLHGAYHTIVPDRIETGTYAMAAAITGGDLELINGRLEHLQAVTKVLGGAGIAFTETERGFRVARANGVMTGVDVMTEPFPGFPTDLQAQMMALMCVADGAAMITETIFENRFMHAPELARMGAKITVHGASALIRGVPRLTGAPVMATDLRASVSLVLAGLAADGETEVNRVYHLDRGYERLEEKLSACGADIERVKAG; encoded by the coding sequence ATGGACAAGATCCGGATTCGCGGCGGCCGGCCGTTGCGCGGCACACTGGCGGTCGGCGGCGCGAAGAACGCGGCGCTGCCCCTGATGACGGCCAGCCTGCTGACCGACGAGACGCTGACGCTCGCCCGGCTTCCTCACCTCGCCGACATCACCACCCTGGCGAACCTGCTGGCGCAGCACGGCGTCGTCTTCGGCATGGACGGTTCCGCTCCCCAGGACGGCCCGGCCGGGCGCGTGATCGACCTGACCACGCGGGAGATCACCAGCACCACGGCACCCTATGACCTGGTCCGCAAGATGCGCGCCAGCGTGCTGGTCCTGGGACCGCTGGTTGCCCGCTGCGGCGTCGCCAAGGTCTCGCTTCCGGGCGGCTGCGCGATCGGCGCCCGTCCGGTCGACCTGCATATCAAGGGCCTCGTCCAGATGGGTGCCCGGATCGAGCTGGAGGGCGGCTACATCCTCGCCTCGGCCCCCAACGGCCTGCACGGCGCCCAGATCGTCTTCCCCACGGTGTCGGTCGGGGCGACCGAGAACCTGCTAATGGCGGCCTCGCTGGCCAAGGGCGAGACCGTGCTGGTCAACGCCGCGCGCGAGCCGGAGGTGACCGACCTCGCCCGCTGCCTGATCGCCATGGGCGCCGAGATCGAGGGGCTGGGTACCGACACGCTCCGCATCCAAGGCAAGGACCGGCTGCACGGCGCCTACCACACCATCGTCCCCGACCGGATCGAGACCGGCACCTACGCCATGGCCGCAGCCATCACCGGCGGCGACCTGGAACTGATCAACGGCCGGCTGGAGCATCTCCAGGCCGTGACCAAGGTGCTGGGCGGCGCCGGCATCGCCTTCACCGAGACCGAGCGCGGCTTCCGCGTGGCGCGGGCCAACGGCGTCATGACCGGCGTCGACGTCATGACCGAGCCGTTCCCGGGTTTCCCGACCGACCTCCAGGCCCAGATGATGGCCCTGATGTGCGTCGCCGACGGCGCCGCCATGATCACCGAGACGATCTTCGAGAACCGCTTCATGCACGCGCCCGAACTGGCGCGCATGGGCGCCAAGATCACCGTCCACGGCGCCTCCGCGCTGATCCGCGGCGTGCCGCGGCTGACCGGCGCGCCGGTCATGGCGACCGACCTGCGCGCGTCCGTCTCGCTGGTGCTGGCCGGCCTCGCCGCCGACGGGGAGACCGAGGTCAACCGGGTCTACCACCTGGACCGCGGCTACGAACGGCTGGAAGAGAAGCTGTCCGCCTGCGGCGCGGACATCGAGAGGGTGAAGGCGGGCTGA